The window ACCAAGTGCTCTGGCCGATTTGTCACATCGACCCGTCGAAAATGAACGCCCGTGCGGATTTCTGGGACCGGTATCGCGAGGCGAATCGAAAATTCGCGGACGCCATCGCCGACGAGGCGGGTGATGATGCCCTCGTTTGGTTACAGGATTACCATCTCGCGCTTGCTCCACGGATGGTTCGTGAAACTCGCCCGAACGTATTCTGTATGCAGTTTTGGCACATCACGTGGCCATCGCGGGACGCGTTTCAGTCATGTCCACAGTATAGACAACTGCTCGACGGACTTCTCGCAAACGACTTGATCGGATTCCACACCGAGCAGTACTGCCAGAACTTCCTCGATTGCGCCGCCATGCTGTCCGATGCTCGAGTCGATAGAGCAACTCGGAGCGTCGTCTACGATGGGCGGCGGACGTTCGTTCGACCCTTCCCGCTCGGTATCGACGCGACGCAACGGCGACAGTTCGCTGTGTCGAGCGCGGACTCCTCGTTCTGGCCCGAGTTCCGTGAGGAACACAATCTCGGCGATACCGTCGCACTCGGTGTCGAACGACTCGACTACACGAAGGGAATCCCCGAACGACTGGCGGCGCTCGAACACTTCTGGGAGACGCGGCCCGAATGGCAAGGACGGCTCACGTACGTCCAGAAAGCGAGCGAGAGTAGAAGCCGGATTCCGGAGTATCAAGCGTTACAAGACTTCGTGGAATCCGAAATCACACGCCTCAACGAACGGTTCGGGACGGACGACTGGACGCCGATTGTCTACCTGAACGAACACCTTCCGAAAGACGGTCTTGCGGCGCTGTATCGCGAGGCGGATCTCGGTA of the Haladaptatus caseinilyticus genome contains:
- a CDS encoding alpha,alpha-trehalose-phosphate synthase (UDP-forming), which encodes MTGEHPTAETVSSILGDRELVVASNRQPYSHEREDGEIIVNRPAGGLTSALDPVVQSAGGTWVAWASGDADDEVIDEDGRVGVPPEDPAYDLRRVSLSDEQVEGYYYGYSNQVLWPICHIDPSKMNARADFWDRYREANRKFADAIADEAGDDALVWLQDYHLALAPRMVRETRPNVFCMQFWHITWPSRDAFQSCPQYRQLLDGLLANDLIGFHTEQYCQNFLDCAAMLSDARVDRATRSVVYDGRRTFVRPFPLGIDATQRRQFAVSSADSSFWPEFREEHNLGDTVALGVERLDYTKGIPERLAALEHFWETRPEWQGRLTYVQKASESRSRIPEYQALQDFVESEITRLNERFGTDDWTPIVYLNEHLPKDGLAALYREADLGIVSPRRDGMNLVAKEYVASQVDDPGVLLLSELTGADEELGDESVTIHPHDTPGFADAIEYALSLSETERARRMKDLERLVHSNDVYAWMNAQFRTVKAIQRGRDVAAKSVKRQ